One Sulfolobus sp. S-194 DNA segment encodes these proteins:
- a CDS encoding shikimate dehydrogenase, whose translation MFEINYDTKLLGVVGENISYTLSPAIHNYSFQELGINAVYLAFDIRNEEFKEIFPGLVKIAYGLNITIPYKEIAMNYVEAQSEAKRIGAINTIFNGKGYNTDYIAIKSLVQERIDKFEMCTIFGAGGAARAAIFALHDLGCSINVINRSKEKAETLLEEMREKGIEIKINSNCKSDIIVNSTPNPNFVPDECVDGKLIIDFVYKPFITSLIKRAQNKNIKTINGIEILVRQAMEAEKIWFGKSLEDEEVVNYLYARKLIW comes from the coding sequence ATGTTTGAGATAAATTATGATACGAAACTTTTAGGTGTAGTTGGTGAAAATATATCGTACACACTATCACCAGCGATACATAATTATTCTTTTCAAGAACTAGGTATTAATGCTGTTTATTTAGCATTTGATATAAGAAATGAAGAATTTAAAGAAATATTCCCTGGACTAGTTAAAATAGCATATGGTTTGAATATTACTATACCTTATAAGGAAATTGCAATGAACTATGTAGAAGCTCAAAGTGAAGCAAAAAGAATTGGTGCAATAAATACTATTTTTAATGGCAAAGGATACAACACAGATTATATTGCAATTAAGAGTTTGGTACAAGAAAGAATAGATAAATTTGAAATGTGCACTATATTTGGTGCTGGTGGTGCGGCTAGGGCAGCTATTTTTGCTTTACATGATTTAGGTTGCTCAATTAACGTTATAAATAGGAGTAAAGAGAAAGCTGAGACATTATTAGAGGAGATGAGGGAAAAAGGTATAGAAATAAAAATTAACTCTAATTGCAAAAGTGATATAATAGTTAATTCAACTCCTAATCCGAATTTTGTTCCTGATGAGTGTGTTGATGGTAAATTAATAATTGATTTTGTCTATAAGCCATTTATAACTTCATTAATCAAGAGGGCTCAGAATAAGAATATAAAAACCATAAATGGGATTGAAATCCTTGTAAGGCAAGCAATGGAAGCCGAAAAAATTTGGTTTGGAAAATCATTAGAAGATGAAGAAGTGGTGAATTATCTTTATGCCAGGAAACTCATTTGGTGA
- the aroC gene encoding chorismate synthase: MPGNSFGELFRITTFGESHGPMVGVVIDGIPAGLPIKKEDIEFELSFRRPGRQFVTGRREKDEPEIISGVYNGRTTGAPITILVKNTDVISSLYEEIRYKPRPGHADLPYIMKYGFENWDYRGGGRASARETVGRVAASAIAKKLLMLTDTWIASHLKSLGYVELNEPVTFEEVLCSKYSPVRASKKWLEQKYEELVKQATIEGDSWGGIAEIIVRNPPIGLGEPVFDKLKADLAKAILSIPAVMGFEYGLGFSAAKMRGSEANDEIIKKGDRYGWKFNNSGGILGGLSTGEDIVVRCAFKPTSSIRKPQKTIDLRTGEETTISVIGRHDPAVAIRGVSVAEAMVSLVIADHAMRAGYIPTVRISDDQIKIIEERWNKYISLCKPTQESQ, translated from the coding sequence ATGCCAGGAAACTCATTTGGTGAGTTATTTAGGATAACAACTTTCGGAGAAAGTCATGGTCCTATGGTTGGTGTCGTAATAGATGGGATACCAGCTGGATTACCAATAAAAAAAGAAGACATAGAATTTGAATTGTCCTTCAGGCGACCTGGGAGGCAGTTTGTTACTGGTAGAAGAGAAAAAGACGAACCAGAAATTATTAGTGGGGTTTATAATGGAAGAACAACAGGTGCTCCTATTACAATTTTGGTTAAAAATACTGATGTCATCTCATCCTTATATGAAGAAATACGTTACAAGCCTAGACCGGGTCATGCTGATCTCCCTTATATTATGAAATACGGGTTTGAAAATTGGGATTATAGAGGTGGAGGAAGAGCTAGTGCAAGAGAAACAGTTGGTAGAGTTGCTGCATCTGCAATAGCAAAGAAGTTACTAATGTTAACTGATACGTGGATTGCAAGTCATTTAAAAAGCCTAGGATATGTTGAATTAAATGAACCGGTAACTTTTGAAGAAGTTTTATGTTCAAAGTATAGTCCAGTTAGAGCTAGTAAAAAGTGGTTAGAGCAAAAATATGAAGAATTAGTAAAGCAGGCTACAATAGAGGGTGACAGCTGGGGGGGAATAGCTGAAATAATAGTTAGAAATCCACCAATAGGTCTAGGAGAACCAGTATTTGATAAACTTAAAGCTGATTTGGCTAAAGCTATATTATCTATTCCTGCCGTAATGGGTTTCGAATACGGATTAGGGTTTAGTGCCGCGAAAATGAGAGGAAGTGAAGCAAATGACGAAATAATAAAGAAAGGAGATAGATACGGATGGAAATTTAATAATTCTGGAGGTATTTTAGGAGGTCTATCTACGGGTGAAGATATAGTGGTTCGTTGCGCGTTTAAACCTACTAGTTCCATAAGAAAACCCCAAAAGACAATAGATTTAAGGACTGGAGAAGAGACTACGATTTCTGTAATTGGAAGACATGACCCGGCTGTAGCCATCAGGGGTGTTTCTGTAGCTGAGGCAATGGTCTCTTTAGTTATTGCTGATCATGCAATGAGAGCGGGATACATTCCTACAGTTAGGATTTCAGATGATCAAATAAAAATAATAGAGGAAAGATGGAATAAGTATATTAGCTTATGCAAACCTACGCAGGAATCTCAGTAG
- a CDS encoding shikimate kinase gives MQTYAGISVVNALPSWYGSSMAVNLTVSVSIKEAENCKKNDILIDTILNFFYEKYGIPCLSVNIESQIPEKSGLKSSSAVSTALIGEISKKFEIEIDVPKYSAILSLKSGISYTGALDDATSSYYGGVSFTNNKEFKIIDIKDPPELSAIILPRGGRNIKIDLQYLRKYRLIFEEIFRVSRQNIILGMKLNGILVANILGYDTSEIEVALKKGALAAGITGNGPSVFAVTKIGEEGPILDALSKFGNVIVTRSVGYVSRD, from the coding sequence ATGCAAACCTACGCAGGAATCTCAGTAGTTAACGCTTTGCCTAGCTGGTATGGGTCGTCAATGGCAGTAAATTTAACAGTTAGTGTAAGCATAAAGGAGGCAGAAAATTGTAAGAAGAATGATATACTTATAGATACTATTCTGAATTTCTTTTATGAAAAATATGGAATTCCATGCCTATCTGTAAATATAGAGTCACAAATACCAGAAAAAAGTGGTTTAAAAAGCAGTAGTGCTGTATCAACTGCATTAATTGGTGAAATATCTAAAAAATTCGAAATAGAGATTGATGTTCCTAAATATTCAGCTATTTTATCATTAAAATCTGGTATTTCGTATACGGGGGCTTTAGATGATGCAACATCATCCTATTATGGTGGTGTTAGTTTCACTAATAATAAAGAATTTAAAATAATAGATATAAAAGATCCTCCAGAATTATCTGCAATTATATTGCCTAGAGGGGGTAGAAATATTAAGATAGATTTACAGTATCTTAGAAAATATAGATTAATATTCGAAGAAATATTTAGAGTATCTAGACAAAATATTATTTTGGGTATGAAGTTAAATGGAATTCTCGTAGCAAATATTTTAGGTTATGATACAAGTGAAATAGAAGTAGCACTTAAGAAAGGTGCTTTAGCAGCTGGAATAACTGGAAACGGTCCTTCAGTATTTGCAGTAACAAAAATAGGTGAAGAAGGACCTATTTTAGACGCGTTATCAAAATTCGGAAATGTAATTGTAACGAGGTCTGTAGGATATGTTAGTAGAGATTAA
- the aroA gene encoding 3-phosphoshikimate 1-carboxyvinyltransferase: MLVEINPSKIYGKVKAPQSKSFGIRLILYSLLKESKLDNLIHSDDINIAINVVKELGVSVEGTYFKRKKELVTPKFLYFGGSATTLRMTIPILSVLGADTIIDGDETLRKRPLNAIIKALEGSISFSSSSLPTKISGKLKDNFVRIEGGESSQYISGFVYAFSLVGSGEIEIIPPISSRSYIYLTIDLINSLGGNVRMKGNKIYVEKGDFKPYIGKVPGDYALASFYASSSIVSGGEIVIEDVYELPNFDGDHSIVNFYEMMGAESYVKDNKWFVRSSEKLNGIEVNVDDYPDLAPSIASLAPFSSSPTVIKGIKRLKTKESNRVATISETLSKFGVKVEYDEKKIIIYPSEVKAGHVVCPNDHRIAMLASVLSFKSGGIIEKAECVNKSNPNFWKDLISLNGRIIIR, encoded by the coding sequence ATGTTAGTAGAGATTAACCCTTCAAAAATTTATGGGAAAGTTAAAGCCCCTCAGTCAAAAAGTTTTGGAATAAGACTAATTCTATATTCATTATTAAAAGAAAGTAAACTAGACAACTTAATACATTCTGATGATATTAATATAGCTATTAATGTTGTAAAAGAACTTGGAGTCAGTGTTGAAGGTACTTACTTTAAGAGGAAAAAGGAGCTTGTAACCCCAAAATTTTTGTATTTCGGTGGTTCTGCAACGACATTAAGGATGACTATACCAATACTTTCTGTTTTAGGTGCGGATACAATAATTGATGGAGATGAAACTTTGAGAAAAAGACCCTTAAATGCTATTATTAAGGCACTAGAGGGAAGTATTTCTTTTTCTTCATCTTCACTTCCTACAAAGATTAGTGGAAAACTCAAGGATAATTTTGTACGAATAGAAGGTGGAGAAAGTAGTCAATACATATCTGGATTTGTATATGCTTTTTCATTAGTAGGTAGTGGAGAAATAGAAATAATTCCGCCTATATCCTCTAGGAGTTATATTTATCTCACAATCGACTTAATAAATAGTCTAGGCGGAAATGTGAGAATGAAAGGAAATAAAATATACGTCGAAAAGGGAGATTTCAAGCCTTATATAGGTAAAGTCCCAGGAGATTATGCCTTAGCTTCATTTTATGCTTCCTCTAGTATAGTTTCTGGAGGGGAAATTGTAATCGAGGACGTTTATGAGCTGCCCAATTTTGATGGAGATCATTCTATAGTTAATTTTTATGAAATGATGGGGGCAGAATCTTATGTAAAAGATAACAAATGGTTTGTAAGGAGTAGTGAAAAGCTAAATGGTATTGAGGTCAATGTTGATGATTATCCTGATTTAGCTCCTTCTATTGCATCATTAGCTCCTTTTTCTTCTTCACCTACAGTTATAAAGGGTATAAAGAGACTTAAGACAAAGGAAAGTAATAGAGTTGCGACTATTTCAGAAACACTATCAAAGTTTGGAGTAAAGGTAGAATATGATGAGAAGAAAATCATTATTTATCCTTCTGAAGTTAAAGCTGGGCATGTAGTTTGTCCTAATGATCATAGGATAGCAATGTTAGCATCAGTCTTATCTTTTAAGTCTGGTGGTATAATTGAAAAAGCAGAATGTGTAAATAAGAGCAATCCCAATTTCTGGAAAGATTTAATTTCCTTAAATGGAAGAATAATAATAAGATGA
- a CDS encoding type I 3-dehydroquinate dehydratase has translation MTFVVASLPIRSEKDLDKITLLLDADFVELRLDYSTFLPELQVIERYKDKVIVTIRDVDEGGINKIDPELKAKYLIELNKRNILYDVEAKFAKKYSIPTNNKIVSIHYLDRVPSYSEVYESLRDFIKESFLLKVAVIGKDGYKELLSKLLELEKIAVMPIGVNPLERIAFSILGSKLVYGHAGEETAKGQLHYKVVKQILDYLTSISISSPSILTG, from the coding sequence ATGACTTTTGTTGTAGCATCTTTACCTATACGTAGTGAAAAAGATTTAGATAAAATTACGTTGCTATTAGATGCCGATTTTGTTGAACTGAGATTAGATTACTCCACTTTTCTTCCTGAATTACAAGTTATTGAGAGATATAAAGACAAGGTGATTGTGACTATAAGAGATGTAGATGAAGGGGGAATTAACAAAATAGATCCAGAATTAAAAGCGAAATATTTAATAGAATTAAATAAGAGAAACATATTATACGATGTTGAGGCTAAATTCGCGAAAAAATACAGTATTCCGACTAATAACAAAATTGTTTCAATACATTATCTAGATAGGGTTCCTTCTTATTCAGAAGTCTATGAGTCATTAAGAGACTTTATAAAAGAAAGTTTTCTATTAAAAGTTGCTGTAATTGGGAAAGATGGATATAAGGAGCTTCTATCAAAACTTCTAGAGTTAGAGAAAATAGCTGTAATGCCTATTGGTGTTAATCCTTTAGAGAGAATAGCGTTTTCAATTTTGGGATCTAAACTTGTTTATGGACATGCAGGTGAAGAAACAGCTAAGGGTCAACTTCATTATAAAGTTGTCAAGCAAATACTGGATTATTTAACTTCAATTTCTATTTCCTCTCCCTCAATTTTAACTGGATAA
- a CDS encoding Rieske (2Fe-2S) protein — translation MRLKKSDFKVGEKKKIIVNGKDILIIYLGGNNFYALDNKCPHLGCDLSKVGVVIREELICQCHFTHFSLKDGRAIKGATKNPIKLYPVKIEGEEIEIEVK, via the coding sequence GTGAGATTAAAAAAATCTGATTTCAAAGTTGGAGAGAAAAAGAAAATTATTGTTAATGGCAAAGATATACTAATAATATATTTGGGTGGGAATAATTTCTATGCGTTAGATAACAAATGTCCGCACTTAGGATGTGACTTGTCTAAAGTAGGCGTAGTAATAAGGGAAGAACTTATATGCCAATGCCATTTTACTCACTTCTCTTTGAAGGATGGAAGAGCTATAAAAGGTGCAACTAAAAATCCTATAAAACTTTATCCAGTTAAAATTGAGGGAGAGGAAATAGAAATTGAAGTTAAATAA
- a CDS encoding ATP-dependent DNA helicase, translating to MELREWQKQLKDKVINAVKEGFLVALNSPTGSGKTLFSLLIGLNTKGKVVFVVRTHNEYFPVYRDVKKINPSLKFSFVIGKPSACPFATKDVDTEDINCKYCDIKNVIEVKIDKSPFEKLKELKENAIKEGFCPYYSLLESVKEADIIAITYPYFFIEKYLSLLDIDLEEYFIVIDEAHNIDRVSEIEERTLSEFILLMAIKQSKSEEVRRILERLIKELKTLTYQDEKYIKLDKVPELSDEELSLLVDEYEELRKEAIKSKSVSRIYLGSVIRFYATYSSGNFIPFSFSNKIVLKTLELNQYYNLLNDENLSILLMSGTLPPKEYLEKVLGITRKILYINVEKEVKKKVTGSYQCKIALDVTSKYDLRSEVMWKKYSSYLLKIYYQAKNHVLAVFPSYQIMEKVMSYVNVNKILENEGTKIDDIIRIVKESKQKYIIAGVGRGKITEGVEITDNNKSLISDVVLVGVPYPPEDDYMKLLSKRISEKLGGKEKEYLIMIPALITVKQAIGRSIRNINDTALVWLLDKRYDSLWWKKNLNCFNSTKIRL from the coding sequence GTGGAGTTAAGAGAGTGGCAAAAGCAACTAAAAGATAAAGTAATAAATGCTGTTAAAGAAGGTTTTTTAGTAGCATTAAACTCCCCTACGGGGAGTGGTAAAACACTTTTTTCTCTTTTAATTGGTCTTAATACTAAAGGTAAAGTGGTTTTTGTAGTTAGAACGCATAACGAATATTTTCCAGTATATAGGGATGTAAAGAAGATTAATCCTTCTCTAAAATTTTCGTTTGTTATAGGTAAACCGAGTGCTTGTCCATTTGCAACTAAGGATGTGGATACTGAAGATATTAATTGCAAATACTGTGATATAAAAAATGTTATAGAAGTTAAAATAGATAAATCCCCTTTTGAGAAACTTAAAGAATTAAAAGAAAATGCAATAAAAGAAGGGTTCTGTCCTTATTATTCTTTGTTAGAATCAGTAAAGGAAGCTGATATTATTGCAATAACTTACCCTTATTTTTTTATTGAAAAATATCTTAGTTTACTTGATATTGACTTAGAAGAGTATTTCATAGTAATAGATGAGGCCCATAATATAGATAGAGTAAGTGAAATTGAGGAAAGAACACTAAGTGAATTTATTCTCTTAATGGCAATAAAACAGAGCAAGAGTGAAGAAGTAAGAAGGATATTAGAGAGACTCATAAAAGAGTTAAAAACTCTAACATATCAAGATGAAAAATACATAAAGTTAGATAAAGTGCCTGAGTTATCAGATGAGGAACTTTCACTGTTAGTTGATGAATACGAAGAATTAAGAAAAGAAGCAATAAAATCGAAAAGCGTATCTAGAATCTATCTGGGGTCTGTAATTCGTTTTTACGCTACATATTCTTCTGGAAATTTTATACCTTTTTCTTTTTCTAATAAAATTGTTCTAAAAACACTAGAATTAAATCAGTATTATAATTTGCTAAATGATGAAAATCTTTCTATTTTATTAATGTCAGGTACTTTACCACCAAAGGAATACTTAGAGAAAGTATTAGGAATTACCAGGAAGATTTTATATATAAACGTAGAGAAAGAGGTAAAGAAAAAAGTCACTGGCAGTTATCAATGTAAAATAGCGTTAGATGTAACTTCTAAATACGATCTAAGAAGTGAAGTCATGTGGAAAAAGTATTCCTCGTACTTACTTAAAATTTACTATCAAGCTAAAAATCATGTGTTAGCAGTATTCCCGTCTTATCAAATAATGGAAAAAGTAATGAGTTATGTTAATGTTAATAAAATTTTAGAAAATGAAGGAACAAAAATTGATGATATCATAAGAATAGTTAAAGAGAGCAAGCAAAAATATATAATAGCTGGCGTAGGAAGAGGAAAAATAACTGAGGGTGTAGAGATAACAGATAATAATAAAAGTTTAATTTCAGATGTAGTCTTAGTAGGAGTCCCTTATCCTCCTGAAGATGATTATATGAAATTACTTTCTAAGAGAATTTCAGAAAAACTAGGAGGAAAAGAGAAAGAGTATCTAATAATGATCCCGGCTTTAATTACTGTAAAACAAGCTATAGGGAGGTCTATAAGAAATATAAATGATACTGCTTTAGTTTGGTTACTAGATAAACGATATGATTCCTTATGGTGGAAGAAAAACCTAAATTGCTTTAATTCAACAAAAATAAGGCTATGA
- a CDS encoding thioredoxin family protein has translation MKVEIFTHKNCIECNFLIEFLESKGLLSKVTIIDTELYPFLAFERGVISTPSIFIDGKLVFAGVVDYDELLKILSGEKVSVKINKEELVDKLMFGIINSFAATAWLYVNKDFDALMAQKDFVFAITGLALVSENEAEEMYNYLRNVIIKEGDIYFEKWKDKMKRVISSNFIRELYWLYEKKLDKEYVMSKYPIEVFAHWLMVRGGAVGRVGLRIHPLSEKEVITRISEVYIYLFNNYDSLWDKVIKEQEEIRKSNKEQVRFLNF, from the coding sequence ATGAAAGTAGAAATATTTACTCACAAGAATTGTATCGAGTGCAATTTTCTAATTGAATTTTTAGAAAGCAAAGGACTATTGAGTAAGGTAACGATAATTGACACAGAACTTTATCCATTTTTAGCGTTTGAAAGAGGAGTAATTTCCACTCCATCAATATTTATTGATGGAAAGTTAGTATTTGCTGGTGTGGTTGATTATGATGAGTTATTAAAAATATTATCTGGAGAAAAAGTAAGTGTAAAAATAAACAAAGAAGAACTTGTCGATAAACTAATGTTTGGTATAATTAACTCATTCGCCGCGACGGCCTGGTTATATGTTAACAAAGATTTTGACGCTCTAATGGCTCAAAAGGATTTTGTGTTTGCTATAACTGGATTAGCACTAGTGAGTGAAAATGAGGCTGAGGAAATGTATAATTATCTTAGGAATGTTATTATAAAAGAAGGAGACATTTATTTCGAGAAATGGAAGGATAAAATGAAAAGAGTAATTTCCTCAAATTTTATCAGGGAACTATATTGGTTATACGAGAAGAAGTTAGATAAAGAGTATGTAATGTCAAAATATCCTATTGAAGTTTTTGCACATTGGCTTATGGTTAGAGGAGGTGCGGTGGGTAGAGTCGGTTTAAGGATTCATCCTCTTAGTGAAAAAGAAGTTATAACACGCATTAGTGAAGTTTATATTTATTTATTCAATAATTACGATAGTTTATGGGATAAAGTAATTAAAGAACAAGAAGAAATTCGTAAATCAAATAAAGAGCAAGTTAGATTCTTAAATTTTTAA